The Lycium ferocissimum isolate CSIRO_LF1 chromosome 10, AGI_CSIRO_Lferr_CH_V1, whole genome shotgun sequence genome window below encodes:
- the LOC132033800 gene encoding uncharacterized protein LOC132033800: MDSFFTKGFKAAKCKTLLKLTIPRIKLLRNRREIQLKQMRKEIAKLLETGQEATARIRVEHIIREEKMMAAQEIVELFCELISVRLPIIEAQRECPIDLKEAISSVCFAAPRCADLPELLQVQMMFAGKYGKEFIAAATELMPECGVNRQLIELLSIRAPAPDVKMKLLKEIAEEHELDWDPSASETELLKSHEDLLNGPTQFVSGAKVPLPKERFDEVQHFSSDQAYDKQTESEADFDSFDFPEVPKQQPVRPSTGGVSSPEMLPFPASALSDFDDDYIAKPSEDGEFKSHKQNVERDEVLQEKVVSKDVGSGDTSSAPEEEKQFLPFMVPPPKSSPFSSTESATTQSTQPPSTTKTKDEINVDLQDVLAAAQAAAESAERAAAAARSAASLAHVRISELTRKRSEEVPVSSSENPFYAEKQEPHIQHQLSNSDGIPSPHGSPLEHQVLNIPSYDDSTVGLESPISSHIHHPGQGTGLHRPQRLPSLDDETYYSYPNLFNATNGSNPSSRSQSFKDNIKSSHDK; the protein is encoded by the exons ATGGATTCTTTCTTCACCAAAGGTTTCAAAGCTGCAAAATG TAAAACCCTATTGAAATTGACGATTCCTCGTATCAAACTACTGAGGAATCGTAGGGAGATTCAGCTGAAGCAGATGAGAAAAGAAATAGCTAAGTTACTAGAGACTGGTCAGGAAGCTACTGCTCGAATTCGG GTAGAGCATATCATAAGAGAGGAGAAAATGATGGCAGCACAGGAGATAGTTGAGCTGTTTTGCGAGCTTATATCTGTTCGTCTTCCAATTATCGAAGCACAAAG GGAATGCCCGATAGATCTGAAAGAAGCTATTTCAAGTGTTTGTTTTGCTGCACCAAGATGTGCAGATCTTCCAGAACTGCTGCAGGTTCAGATGATGTTTGCCGGTAAATATGGGAAGGAATTCATTGCTGCTGCTACAGAGCTCATGCCAGAATGTGGTGTCAATCGCCAG TTGATAGAGCTGCTGTCTATTCGAGCTCCTGCTCCTGATGTGAAAATGAAGCTGCTAAAGGAAATTGCGGAGGAGCATGAGCTAGATTGGGATCCAAGTGCTTCTGAAACTGAGCTGTTGAAGTCACATGAGGACTTACTG AATGGGCCTACACAATTTGTTAGTGGGGCTAAGGTGCCTCTTCCCAAAGAAAGGTTTGATGAGGTGCAGCACTTTTCATCAGATCAAGCCTATGATAAACAAACTGAATCTGAGGCTGATTTTGACTCATTCGATTTTCCAGAAGTCCCTAAGCAGCAGCCAGTACGACCTAGCACCGGTGGAGTTTCATCCCCTGAAATGCTTCCTTTCCCCGCCTCTGCACTATCTGACTTCGATGATGACTACATAGCTAAGCCTTCTGAAGACGGTGAGTTCAAATCTCACAAACAAAATGTGGAGCGAGATGAAGTTTTGCAAGAGAAGGTAGTTTCAAAAGATGTTGGATCAGGTGACACTTCATCTGCACCTGAAGAGGAGAAACAGTTTTTGCCGTTCATGGTTCCCCCGCCAAAATCATCTCCATTCTCCTCAACAGAAAGTGCCACAACCCAAAGTACTCAACCTCCCTCTACTACAAAGACCAAAGATGAGAttaatgtagatttgcaagatGTATTGGCTGCTGCCCAAGCTGCGGCTGAATCAGCTGAACgtgcagctgctgctgctcgCTCAGCAGCTAGCCTTGCTCATGTTAGAATCAGTGAGCTTACCAGGAAAAGGAGCGAAGAGGTGCCTGTAAGCTCCAGTGAGAACCCATTTTATGCTGAGAAACAAGAACCTCACATCCAACATCAATTATCAAACTCTGATGGTATCCCGAGCCCACATGGTAGCCCATTGGAGCATCAGGTGTTGAATATTCCTTCGTACGATGATTCAACAGTAGGTTTGGAGTCTCCCATCTCATCCCATATTCATCATCCTGGTCAGGGGACCGGTCTTCACCGACCACAGAGATTGCCTTCCCTGGACGATGAAACATATTATTCATATCCTAACTTGTTTAATGCAACAAATGGCTCTAATCCCAGTTCTCGTTCACAGTCGTTCAAAGATAATATCAAGTCCAGCCATGATAAGTGA